Below is a window of Betaproteobacteria bacterium DNA.
CGGTATTAGGCGAAACTTGAAGAGTGAATGAGTGAAAAGTGAAGCGGCGGGCGGATCGGCATTGCACGTGATCCTGCGCGGAAGCGAAGCTTCCGCTTCACGTCTTCACGTCTTCACGCATTCACTCGTCACTCGGTAACCGCCGTCCAATGACTACTCCCCGAACCCGTACTTACAGCTTCGAGTTCTTCCCGCCTAACACCCAAGAGGGACGCGAGAAGCTGCGCATGACCACGCGCCAGCTGGCTCAGCTCGGCCCGGAGTTCTTTTCGGTGACCTACGGCGCGGGCGGGTCCACGCGCGACCGCACGCTCGAAACGGTGCTCGACATCCAGGCAAGCGGCCATGCGGCCGCGCCCCACGTGTCCTGCATCGCGTCCACCCGGGACAGCATTCGCGAAACGCTCACGCGCTATCGGGATAGCGGCATACGCCATCTGGTCGCGCTGCGTGGCGACCTGCCCTCCGGGCTCGCCACCGCCGGCGAGTTCCGCTACGCCTACGAGCTGGTCGAGTTCATTCGGCACGAATTCGGCCAGCAGTTCGTCATCGAGGTCGCAGCCTATCCCGAGTACCATCCGCAGGCGCGCAACGCGCTGGAGGATCTGCGCAACTTCAAGCGCAAGATCGACGCCGGCGCCGATTCCGCGATCACGCAGTACTTCTTCAACCCCGACTGCTACTTCCACTTCGTCGACGAGTGCGAAGCGATGGGAATCGACATTCCGATCGTTCCGGGCATCATGCCGATCAACCGCTTCTCGCAGCTCGCGCGCTTCTCCGATGCCTGCGGCGCCGAGATCCCGCGCTGGATCCGCAACAAGCTGGAGGCGTACGGCGACGATGTCGATGCGGTGCGTGCGTTTGGCCTGGACGTGGTCACGGCGCTATGCGACCGGCTGCTCCAGCAGGGCGCCCCGGGGCTTCATTTCTACACACTCAACCAGGCGGGCGCGACGACGACGATCTGGCAGCGGCTCGGCTTGTAACTCCGTTCGCCGCCACGACGCGGTTGCGGCCGCTGCGCTTGGCGGTATACAGGGCCGAATCGGCGCGGCCGACCAGGTCGCGGGCGCGGACATCGACATCGGCGCCGCGCCGCTCTTCCATCATCGTGGCAATACCGATCGAGATCGTCACGTTGAGCTGGGCTCCGTCGGGCAGCTTGAAATTGTGGCCGGCGATGCGCTCGCGGATGCGCTCGGCGATGGCTCGGGCCGTGATTGCATTGGTCTGAACGAGCAGCACGGCGAACTCCTCGCCGCCATAACGCGCCATCGCGTCCGACAGCCGCAGCTGGTCCTTGGTCTGCTCGGCGACTTCGCGCAGGACCACGTCGCCGATGAGATGGCCGTGGCGATCGTTGACCGCCTTGAAGTGGTCGAGATCGACCAGCAGGCACGAT
It encodes the following:
- the metF gene encoding methylenetetrahydrofolate reductase [NAD(P)H], giving the protein MTTPRTRTYSFEFFPPNTQEGREKLRMTTRQLAQLGPEFFSVTYGAGGSTRDRTLETVLDIQASGHAAAPHVSCIASTRDSIRETLTRYRDSGIRHLVALRGDLPSGLATAGEFRYAYELVEFIRHEFGQQFVIEVAAYPEYHPQARNALEDLRNFKRKIDAGADSAITQYFFNPDCYFHFVDECEAMGIDIPIVPGIMPINRFSQLARFSDACGAEIPRWIRNKLEAYGDDVDAVRAFGLDVVTALCDRLLQQGAPGLHFYTLNQAGATTTIWQRLGL